From a single Pyxicephalus adspersus chromosome 11, UCB_Pads_2.0, whole genome shotgun sequence genomic region:
- the TMEM218 gene encoding transmembrane protein 218 isoform X2, with amino-acid sequence MATTILGVGTGVFVISVIWIVTLLLCVLLSRTSGTTRLLNVVFFLLALIVTLILVFFPRASETSTPEKEFQIVDTFFIGRYVLLSVMSVIFLATAFLSLLYYLLEPVYAKPLRTR; translated from the exons ATGGCGACAACGATCCTTGGTGTGGGCACAGGAGTGTTTGTTATCTCCGTTATCTGGATCGTCACCCTACTGTTGTGTGTGCTGCTGTCCCGCACATCTGGTACAACACG ATTGCTGAACGTTGTGTTTTTCCTCCTGGCGTTGATCGTCACTCTTATTCTGGTCTTCTTTCCACGAGCGAGTGAGACGTCCACTCCAGAAAAGGAGTTTCAG ATTGTGGACACGTTCTTCATCGGCCGCTACGTCCTGCTGTCTGTCATGAGCGTCATTTTCCTGGCCACTGCTTTCTTGTCTCTGTTGTACTACCTTCTAGAGCCTGTATACGCCAAACCTCTCCGGACCCGCTAA
- the TMEM218 gene encoding transmembrane protein 218 isoform X1 → MQHVSQRSKTKEIINCRLFSHREPGSFMPSLVFPSRKSSNSLVCGRTTELLARMATTILGVGTGVFVISVIWIVTLLLCVLLSRTSGTTRLLNVVFFLLALIVTLILVFFPRASETSTPEKEFQIVDTFFIGRYVLLSVMSVIFLATAFLSLLYYLLEPVYAKPLRTR, encoded by the exons ATGCAGCATGTGAGCCAGAGATCAAAGACCAAGGAGATCATTAATTGCCGCCTGTTCTCTCACCGAGAGCCGGGTTCCTTTATGCCAAGCTTGGTTTTTCCAAGCAGAAAAAGCTCCAATTCCTTGGTGTGTGGCAGGACCACAGAGCTCCTAGCAAG AATGGCGACAACGATCCTTGGTGTGGGCACAGGAGTGTTTGTTATCTCCGTTATCTGGATCGTCACCCTACTGTTGTGTGTGCTGCTGTCCCGCACATCTGGTACAACACG ATTGCTGAACGTTGTGTTTTTCCTCCTGGCGTTGATCGTCACTCTTATTCTGGTCTTCTTTCCACGAGCGAGTGAGACGTCCACTCCAGAAAAGGAGTTTCAG ATTGTGGACACGTTCTTCATCGGCCGCTACGTCCTGCTGTCTGTCATGAGCGTCATTTTCCTGGCCACTGCTTTCTTGTCTCTGTTGTACTACCTTCTAGAGCCTGTATACGCCAAACCTCTCCGGACCCGCTAA